One window of the Salvia miltiorrhiza cultivar Shanhuang (shh) chromosome 6, IMPLAD_Smil_shh, whole genome shotgun sequence genome contains the following:
- the LOC130988980 gene encoding uncharacterized membrane protein At3g27390, giving the protein MPTSFKDWLKTFYVVLAFCAVLCFGALKSLLVGPVAGLILILGNLGVILGLFPAHVAWTVYTLLKTHKFDAPLKVAILLGLPALFGLWLGLSIAGSCLVGVGYGFFTPWVSSFEAFRLEDESKKFYHCLVDGTWGVIKGSCTVVRDFADLCYHSYPNYLKELRENPASNELQPLRFIHVPACIIVGLMGLIVEIPLYTAIAIVKSPFMLFKGWQRLLHDLISREGPFLETACIPIAGLAIIMWPLVVVGSILLAIFTSFFIGLYGSVVVYQERSFRRGVAYVIAMVAEFDEYTNDWLYLREGSILPKPRYRKRKPSSSSEPSVGRNHSVHERFRSIFPEAHAVLVPTLTASRSVRETIKEVKMVQIWGSIMKECEVRGKELVDAGMITPSDLSDWLKAKHSNDGPVVGIGLPCFSLLHTLLDSIKSGSNGLILFDGTEVNHLNRPQDRLLDWFFQPVMVLKEQIRALRLEEGEIRYLEKVLLFGDKMDRAKSWDNGSFVPQDALRAAQIEGISRRMMGMNRSIAKFPTYRRRYRHVVKELMAHASGKGGSKRSVAHPLAKDGSINSSRAKEGSTRSMSSSRSVASIEIV; this is encoded by the exons ATGCCTACTAGCTTCAAAGATTGGCTCAAAACCTTCTATGTGGTCCTTGCCTTCTGTGCTGTGCTCTGCTTTGGCGCCCTTAAAA GTTTGCTCGTGGGCCCAGTTGCCGGTTTGATACTGATTTTGGGGAATTTAGGGGTGATTTTAGGCCTTTTCCCTGCACATGTTGCGTGGACGGTTTACACCCTTCTCAA AACACATAAGTTTGATGCGCCCCTCAAAGTTGCAATCTTGTTGGGGTTGCCTGCTTTATTTGGTCTTTGGTTGGGGCTTAGCATAGCTGGTAGTTGTCTTGTGGGAGTAGGGTATGGCTTCTTTACTCCTTGGGTTTCGTCTTTCGAAGCCTTCAGACTTGAGGATGAATCGAAGAAGTTCTACCACTGCCTTGTG GATGGGACATGGGGAGTTATCAAGGGAAGTTGCACCGTGGTTCGTGATTTTGCGGACTTGTGTTATCATTCTTACCCGAACTATTTGAAGGAGTTGAGAGAAAATCCTGCTTCTAATGAACTGCAGCCTCTAAG GTTCATTCATGTGCCTGCGTGCATCATTGTTGGCCTAATGGGCCTGATTGTTGAAATCCCTCTTTACACAGCTATCGCCATAGTAAAGAGTCCGTTTATGTTGTTCAAGGGGTGGCAGAGGCTACTACATGATCTGATCAGCCGGGAAGGCCCGTTTCTTGAAACAGCATGCATTCCCATTGCTGGTTTGGCGATCATTATGTGGCCACTTGTTGTCGTAGGAAGCATTTTGTTGGCCATATTCACAAGCTTTTTCATTGGATTGTATGGATCTGTAGTAGTATACCAG GAGAGGTCGTTCAGACGAGGTGTTGCTTATGTGATTGCTATGGTGGCAGAGTTCGATGAGTACACCAACGATTGGCTTTATCTTCGTGAGGGCTCAATACTTCCAAA GCCCCGATATAGGAAGAGAAAACCATCCAGCTCATCCGAACCTTCTGTTGGACGTAATCATTCTGTTCACGAGAGGTTTAGATCTATTTTTCCCGAAGCTCATGCGGTGCTCGTTCCAACACTAACAGCATCAAGATCTGTTAGGGAGACCATAAAAGAAGTGAAAATGGTCCAG ATATGGGGAAGCATAATGAAGGAATGCGAAGTGAGGGGAAAGGAATTAGTGGATGCAGGCATGATTACACCATCCGACCTCTCAGATTGGttaaaggcaaaacattcaaacGATGGTCCGGTTGTGGGCATTGGATTGCCTTGTTTCTCGTTGCTGCACACTCTTCTCGACTCCATTAAATCCGGATCAAATGGTCTGATTCTGTTCGATGGCACTGAGGTTAACCATCTGAACAGACCTCAGGACAGGCTACTGGACTGGTTTTTCCAACCTGTCATGGTCCTCAAAGAGCAGATCCGGGCGCTGCGGTTGGAAGAAGGCGAGATAAGGTACCTTGAGAAAGTACTGCTCTTCGGGGACAAAATGGATCGTGCTAAATCCTGGGACAATGGAAGCTTCGTCCCTCAGGATGCTCTCCGAGCTGCACAAATTGAGGGTATCAGCCGCAG GATGATGGGAATGAACAGAAGTATAGCCAAGTTTCCAACTTATAGAAGGAGATACCGTCACGTTGTGAAGGAATTAATGGCTCATGCCAGCGGGAAAGGGGGCTCGAAGAGATCTGTTGCTCATCCTTTAGCGAAAGACGGGTCCATAAACTCTTCTAGAGCGAAGGAAGGCTCCACGAGATCGATGTCCTCGTCAAGGTCAGTTGCTTCCATTGAGATTGTCTGA